One candidate division WOR-3 bacterium genomic window, ATAGCAAATCGTTTGCCGGCTTGATTTCCGATATCAACTTCGCAACCACCTCCCGCCGCCAATCATAATAAAGGTCGGCAATTGTAACCGTCTTTGCCCCTTCTTGGTACAGCCAATCTAAGAAGTCGGCAAAATCTTTCGCCCGCCATTCGGTAAAAAATTGGGGCTGGTCCACAATCCGGTGCAGAAGGATGATTGAAACCCGGTGGCTCTTAACATAATTCTTTGCCGCCGCAAGAGATATCTCTTTCCGCAGTTCGAATTCGGGCAACCGGTAAGGGTCCAGCCAGAAGTTAACATCGCCGGAACGCACTGCCCGGGCAGCCCGATAGCCGGCACGTTTTACGAACCGCCGCACCCTCTCGTCCATATCCCCGTAAGGGTAAACAAATGTAATAACCGGCACCCCGAAAAGTGACTCAAGTATAATCCGGGACCGGTAAATCTCCTGCCATGCCCGGGAACTGTCCAGCCTCGTTAGCCAGGGATGGGAAAGGGTATGGCTTGCCACCTCAATGCCGCAGGAGTCAATCATCTCCTTTATCTCCCCCCGCGTCAGGTAGTAAGGAGTTCCACCCGGGTAATAGTTAACACCCTGCCCGGTAAGCGTGTTCACAATCACTGCGAGCGTGGCGGTCATCCGGTACCGTTTAAGCAAAGGGTATACCTTTTGATAAACCGAACGGTGGCCATCGTCGATTGAAAGTACCACATAATGACCGGCAAGCGATTTTTCAACCCCGAGCGTATCATTAAATGAAGGCTCAAACTGCGGTTGTTGCCCATCACCATCAATTGTCACCGTTAAAAAGAGGGCAATTAAAAGGGCCATTTTAATATATTAGACCATTAAGACTGGTTGACAAGTGCGGACCATTTGGCAAACTATATCCGCGGTATGAAGATCGCCCTTGCCCAGCTCAATCCGACCGTCGGTGACCTGAAGGGTAATCTCGACCTGTTGCGCCGGGTTCTGGAAAGGGTTGCGCCAGAAAACCCGGACCTCGTGGTCTTTCCTGAGATGTTTTTAACCGGCTATCCGCCTCGTGATATGCTCAACCGCACCTGGTTTGTTAGCGCAACCCAGCAGGCGCTGGCCGGGGTTAGAGAAATTTCCCATCGCTGTCGCGCCGGCATCATCATCGGCGCGATTACACCCTCGCCGCAAACTTTCAGCCGGGGGCTCCACAACACCGCATTGCTTTTCGCTCACGGTAAAGAGTTGTTCCGACAGGCAAAATCGCTTTTGCCGTTTTACGATGTGTTTGATGAAGCGCGCTACTTTGACCCCGCACCCGAAATCCGGCTCGTTCGTTTCCAAGAAATGACACTGGGTATCTCTATCTGTGAAGATGCCTGGAACCCAGCTGACCTCTCCGCGGAAAACCGCAAGCGACTCTGGGGTAGAAAAATTTACCATTTAGACCCGATTGCGGTCCAGGCACAGGCCGGCGCTGACCTGTTCATAAATATCGCCGCCTCTCCTTTCTGGCGTGGTAAACAGGCGCTGCGCGCCGAGCTTGCTCGTGCCCACATTTCAAAACATCGTCGCCCCTTTGTCTTTGTAAATATGGTCGGGGCGAACGACGAACTGGTCTTTGACGGTGGTTCGTTTGTGTTTGACCAGAACCTTAAACCGCTCACGGTGCTTCCCTGGTTTGAGGAAAAGGTTGTTGTTGTGGACCTTAAAAACACCCCGGGAAGTGAAGTTAGCTATCAACCACCAGCCGAAGTGGAGTCGATTTATCAGGCTTTAACCCTTGGGGTCCGGGATTATGTCCACAAGTGTGGGTTTAAAAAGGTTGTTTTGGGGCTTTCCGGGGGCATCGATTCTGCGGTTGTCTGCTGTATTGCGGTTGCGGCACTGGGCAAAGACAATGTGTTTGGTGTCACAATGCCGGGGCCGTTTTCCACGCCGGGTAGTATCACCGACTCCGAACAACTCGCCAGAAACCTTGATATCCAATTTGCCACTATCCCGATCACCCCGATTTATCAGGCTTACCTTGATACCTTGCAACCGAATTTTACCGGTTGCCAGCCCGATGTCACCGAAGAGAACATCCAGGCGCGCATCCGGGGAAACATCCTGATGGCGCTCTCCAATAAATTCGGCTATCTCGTGTTAACAACCGGTAACAAAAGTGAACTGGCGGTGGGCTACTGCACCCTTTACGGCGATATGAGTGGTGGCATTGCGGTGCTGGGCGACGTGCCGAAAACCACCGTTTACGAACTTGCCCGCTTTATCAACCGGAAAAAGGAACTCATCCCAAAAGCGATAATCGAAAAACCGCCTTCTGCCGAACTGCGGCCAAACCAGAAAGACCAGGACACCCTTCCGCCTTATGAAATTCTTGATGGTATCATCGCCCGCTACATCGATGAGGAGCTGTCACCCGAAGAAATTGTTCAGCAGGGGTTTAATCCGGAAACGGTAAAATGGGTGGTAGAACAGATTGAGCGCAACGAGTACAAGAGGCGTCAGGCACCACCGGTTATCAAGGTCACAACCCGGGCGTTTGGCACCGGTCGGCGTTATCCAATCGCCGCCCGTTTCCGTTATTGACCTTCTTTTTTCTCTCTCTCTCTTTATTGTTTTTTCTCTTCCAACGGCGTCTGGCGATACAGAACCTCTGCCCCGGCACTATCACCAATAAGATAAAGTATATTAACCAGCCGCATTAATTCACCAGCGGAACTGGTAACTTTTGCCCGGCGATAGACAATCTGCCGGCAACTGTCTTCCCAGTTAGGAAAGTTTTGTTTTAACCGGCTCAACTCATGCTCGGCAGCGGCGTTTTCACCCGTTAGCCCGAACACCAGTCCCGCACCCAAGATTGCTTGGGGCAGAGTTGAATCCAAAACCTGTGCCCGCTGAAATGCGGCAAGCGCACTGTCCAGCTGTCCGCTGTATAAAAATACAAACCCCAAATCGGTCAGAATCCGGGGCGAATCGGGCTCGAGTTCGTTTGCCAGTCTAAGATGATGAATCGCGCGCCGATGGTCTCCCTTTTCGCTGTAAAGATTGGCAATGTTTATGTGTGCCGGCACAAAACCCTGGTCAATTAAAATCGCTCGTTTGTACAGGCTAATTGCCGAATCGGGTATCTGGCCCTGGAACGCGCGGGCAAGTCCGAAATAACCAACTGGTGCCTGAGGTGCCTCTTTAATCATCGCGAAAAAAAGCGCTTTTTCATTGCGCCACACCGGTAGCCGGTAAAGACAGTTCAGGACAAAAAGCCCGGCAAGCGCCACCAATCCAAAACCAACCACCCGTCTTACTGCGTGCTGGGCAACCAGCAATCGCGCCCCAAGGGAAATCACCAGCACCACCAGTCCAAACGAAGGAAGAAAAAGCAACCTTTCGGTGGCTTGAACTCCAATTGGATAGACATTGCACACCGGCAACAAGAAAATGATTGCCCAGAAATAGCCCCAAAGCGCAACCCGGAAACGCCGGCGTATTGCCGCCAGCGGTGTTACCAGGGCAAACAACATCGCATAAATTAAAAGCGGCGTAAGTTTCAAAAATCCAGGGTCCAGCGGGATTTTAACCCGATGTTCAAACGGCAAAAAGAACATCCGGATATACAACCCAAAGGTGTTGGCGATATTGAAAAAATTAACCCCCGCGCCGTCGGTGGGCAATGGCAGCGCCTGATTGAATATCTGGTGGCGCAAGCCCAGATAGCCAGCCCCGATTAGAAACAGGGTCAAAAGAACAAGCCAGAACCCTCGGGGCATTCGGCCCTGGATTAAAAATGGTGTCCAGACAACTAAAAGCGGAAACAAAAACGCCGACTCTTTGCTCAAAAGCGCCAGTCCATAACCTAAAGGAATGACCAGCCACCAGCGCCAGTTTCGTTTACGCAAAGACCGGAGCAGGGCAAAGCCGGCAAAACCCAAGAACAGTGTTACCAGAAGGTCGCTTCTCCCTGAGACATAGGCAATCGCCTCGGTATGGTTAGGGTGCGTTGCAAAGAGCAGTCCGGCAATACCTGCCCAAACCGCGGAGTGGAGTAGTTCCCACACAACCAGCACCACGAGGACCGCTGAACCAGCGCCCAAAATCACATTGACAAGGTGAAAATACCAGGGCTTGATTCCGGCGATTTTTTGGTCCAGCCAGAATGAGAGACTGGTTACGGGTCGATAATAAGGAAGGACCGCTGCCGGCTCCTGCTCGGCTCGGGTACCCGCCCAAAAATCGCGGCTAAAGATGTCCTTTATTCCTGAATGCGCCAGAACCGTGTTGTTGACAATCAACGAATTGTCATCCCACACAAATTCGTAACTCAAAGTTGGCAAGTAAACGACAACCGCAACCACAGCAACCGCCAGCGATATCAACGCCACACCCTTGCGGGTGCGCAAGCGGTCGGCAAAAGAGTCTGCCACTTAATGAAAAGTTTGAAGAAATAGTTACCAACTGTCAACAACCTCAACCATTAAAATGGTAACCTGTCCCATTACAACTAACAAAGGGGAAAATTTTCCGCTACCAAGTAATTAAGGAAAAATGTCTAACCGCAATTATACCCTGAGCGGTGTTGCCTCTTTAAAAACCAGGAATATAATCTTTATTAAAGATGGTGCACCAAATTCAAAAAACCATCAGCCTGTTACTTCTGTTGACACTATGTTTATGTGGCAGGGCGGGCAAAGTGACCCTGCAACCGATAGTTCGCATCGACCCGCCTCCGATTGTTGATGGCGAAACCTGTGTCTACGAAATCGCAAACAAGAACAACAGCCCGGTTGCGATTCGCCGGGTCATCACCACCCGTGTTCAATATGCGGAACTGCCCGCTTTCCAGGTTACAACATTAGAGCAGGAAACAAAAAACAGCCCGCCGATTGAGTCAACTGTTGTTTACATCAGCCGGGAAGATTTGACCCCTATCGCCTCATTTAAATTCTCGCGCCCTCCCAAACCGCTAATAACCACTGCCGCAATTTATCAAGAGGCGTTTGCCGAAATTGTTTCCATTACAAAAGAGGGTGAATTTAAAAGACACATCCCTATTGGAGCCCACACCTTTGATGTTAATCAACTCACCATGCTGGGCAGAACGCTTCGCTTTGCCCAAGCAAAACCTTACAACATTCTTATCGTTGTCCCCACAACTACACCGCCCGGCGGTATGTCGCTCGCCGGCAAGGTGTCGCCCCCTAATATCGACACCATAACAACGCCTGCTGGCACATTCGAATGTTATAAACTCATAATCGAAAGCGATTCAACAAAACAACAGCTCTGGTTCGAAAAAATCGGAGCCCGGCGCCTTATTCAGTTAATAGATGGTAAAACAGGTGAAACTGTCCGCCTTATATCATCCAGTATACCCCAGACACCCGTTAAGATTGGTGCGACAACCACCATCGGGTCGCATAAAATAAGTAACGGAACTAAATAAGTTAACAAAGCGGGTACCCACAAATGCAAACCGTCAAAAAGAGCCACTACAACCCTTTAATATATTAATCACGGAATTACAATAAGTTACACATCAGGGCAAAATTTCATTTGTGGCACAGTTAATGCAATTAAAATCTCTGGATAAAGAAATGAACACAAGCAAGGCGGAAGTTGCCGGGGTTGCTCATCTTCAGGAGAACCTCTGCCACAAGTTCGGGGCTGGTGCATCTATCGGCTCTTTTCCACCCCATGCAGTCGCCCCTCAACACCGGACCGAAGTAAATTCACCCCCTCGGCCCGTATAAAGTGCCCCTCCGGGCGCTTAAATGACTGCTCAGTTCAAGATAGGTGCCCCAGCCCTCCGCTTTTTTTATATCTGTCGCATGCTATCCTTCGTCAGTTCAATCGGCTAAACGCCACTACCATTCCCCACTGACAATAGCCTCAAGGGGAAGAATTTTTGCAACCTGTCTGTTACCTATTTACTATTGAAGACTTAATCGGTTTTAAATTGCTCCCACCTGCCGGCACAAAAGATGCAGATTATTTAAATGGTGTTGAGGGCGCTGCCCTCCTAAAAGGGAACAGAAAAATACAGCCCAGGAAACCGGGACCTGGCTGTACCTTCCTCCCTGATATCCCGGTAGCTTCCTCCTTGCGGGCTCCCAAATGGGAGCCCGTCATTTTTATCTTTACTCTACTCGCACCGCCTTAGCCACAGTGCCGTTGATATCGATGAAAAGGACACCTTTCTGGCTTGCCTTGGGCTGCCAGACAAAAGAGCCGTTCAAGCCTCCGGCTGGTATTGCAAACCTTTCCACACACCGCCCCAGCGCATCGTAAACCGTCACGTTTAAGGGCTCAACTTGAGTTAACGAATAACGGATTGTCACATTTTGGGAAAACAGCCGGGGATTGAGCTCTACAATGCGCCGGCTCGGCAAACCGCTTAAACCCTCTTTGACACCGACCTGAGGTTCATACCAGTTAAATGCGGTGTCAGAATTGGCGCCCATCTGTGTTACGGTCCTACCCCCGCAGATAGCAAATGCGACAATCTGGCTGTCGCCCGGCGGAATTGTAAACGGTCCGGTTGAAGAAAGGGCATGCCAGTTGCCCTTAGATGTCCCGCTTGTTGAACGCAGCCTGCCATCTAAGAATTGCATCTTTTCCGACTTGGTAAACCCGTCATTCACATAGATGTCGTGGAATATACAGTTTGCCCAGCCGTTTGCTCCCTGCGGATAAATTGGCCTTACTCCGAGCGCCAGCGTCTCCGGTAAGGCCCGCACATAGGCAAGATTTCGGATAGAGTCGGTTCCGGCATAGTCGAGTGAATCGATGGAATTCCAGGGTGCGGTGCGAAAGTCACAGGCAACCCCTGCCCACAAATCAGAAATCGGTAGCGTGTCATTGTTGTGAATCCGGTACTCTAAGATGATAAAATCTTTTTTGTTCGGGTCAGCGCTGACAAAACTGCGCTGGGTTATTGTTACTCTTTTGGGCGCTGAATGCCGGGCATCGGAAAATACACACCGATACTCCTGGTCGCCAAACTCCGGAGGCAGCACTGGCCGGAGCGACTCAACAACCGCAAAATCCTGTGAGGTAACCTGCCAAGGTTGTGCGTAATAGTTGTCCGCCACCCAGTAGGTATCAGGAGCGGCAACGCCGATTAGGAATGAGCCGTGCATCATTGCCGAAGAAGACCAGGCGCGACTTTTTGGGTAGATAAAACCCAGACCCTGACCGCGCCAGGTGGTTGTGCCAATCCCGCCATTGGCGCACACACCCATAACAAAATCTCCGGTGTCGTGCACCGCCCACAACCCGGCACGGGCATAAGGCATACCAACCGTTATTTCAAACTGTGTACGCCAGGTCCCACTATCGCCTTGCACCGTCAGGTTCATTTCCAGCCTTTCACCATCTGGACAGTCTCTATCCACCCGTACCCGATAGGCACTTCCCCGCACGGTATCACCCACCGCAACCGAATCGTAAGAACTGGTGGCAACAAGCAATGTCAAATAGGGCGAACTGGAATGCAGTGTACCGGTGGTGTTGAAACTGGTCAAATTACCCCGATTGCTCACCACCACATACAGTTCCGCCTCATCGCCGGGGTCAAGCCTGCCATTGGCATCATCCACCCAGCAATGGTCATAAACCACGAGCGGCCTTGGCCTGCCGCTTCTGGTAAATACCGTCTTTTCAAACGGCTTCCCATCCTGCGCGGTAACCGAAACGGTCAATGTCCAGGTGTCTTCGAGCGCGGGCAGAACAACCCTTGCCCTTCCTTGAGAGTTCGTCACGCCCCGGCCAATCAGTTCATTCTGATGAAGGATTGCCACCCGGGCACCAGGCGTTGGTACAGAATCGGGATAAAAGACCCGCACCACAACAATCTGGGGGTTGGCAGCAATCGTATCCGGGCAGCTGACCGTAAGTGGCTTGGGCACCTGGCGCCACATCAGCATCGTCGGGTCGCCCTGCAATGTCCATTCATAAACTGACCAGCGATAGGTCATCTGACTGAACGCCGCATTGCGGTAAAAGTCCTTAGCCAGCGCATAAGCCTGACCCTGATTCCACCCCTTGATGTAGTTGTTGTAAAACTCCATACACAGATTCTCCGAAGGTCCCATATTAGGAGGTGCACCCCAGCCATAACGGGCGTTCAAACAGGTTGAAACCGCACCGCCGTTGGTGATGTTGACAAACTGTTCTGCCAGACAGTCGTACTGGTCAAAGTTACCGCAGTCGCATGCCATTGAATTTACTATCATCGGCTTGGCGCTGTTGGTAAGCGAGCCTAAGTTTGAAGTTGAAAAAGTAGCACCAAAGGCGCTGACAGACCCATGACCGGCAAAGTGGAAAAGATGCCTCCCATTGTTAATGCTCGCCACACACTGACTCGGGCTCATACTGTAAACCGAATCCACCAACCAGTTGCCGATATCGGAAAGCGCCAGCGCAATATTTTTGTTCACAATCCTGCCGTAGTAGTCGATGTTTGTCCACAAATACTCAAACGGCAAAAGGACATTGTGAAGGTAGGTTGTGTCCGGATGCCGCTCGTAAAGACTGTCTTTGTAAAGAAAGTTGGCGCAATTGCTGGCGTCGTCCAGTGGCAGTCTGCCAACGATGATGTCAGAGTAAAGGTCAACCGAATCTGGGTTAAAGTTTGTGTAGGAGTATTCACCAAACTGACCGTTGTTGTTTGCATCCCAGGAACCATCAAGGTCCGAAAAGTACAGGTCAGCGGGCACATTGTAAGGCGAATAGGGCAGATAACCGTGACGACAGGGCACATGCTGAACATCACCTGCTAAAATCACATACTTCAAACCCTGATGGGCAAACTTGTCTTTGAGCATATTCCGAATCTTCTCCGGATTGTCCCGGCCGGGATATCGGGCATAAATCGTTTCGGTCGGCACAATCTCGGTAAAATAACCCTTGCGCCGCAGATAGTTGCGGAAATTGATCAGTGCCGGTGCCAGTGTTGAAGATGTCACAATCACCACATCCAGTTCCGGGTTGTCCAGTTCCGCGCTCAAAGGTGCCCAGCGACTGACATCCTGAGCATTGACTACCAGCGCGGAAACCGCCTCACCTGCCAGTTCCACCTGTCCCGGGCTCAGCACCGCCTGAGAAAAAACGTTGTTTTCGTACTCAATTTCAATCTCTGCCCGGGTCGCAAGCAGCAGTCTGCCTGATACCGGATGGTAACGGAAAGGGCAGAAAAGAAAACCACCGATGCGAAAACCGGCTTTTGAACCGGCAGGCACGCCGGTAACCAACTCCGCTGGATAAGCCTCAGCCGAACTGTAAACCGCTGCTTTTGGTTCAACAAAAGGTAGCGAACTGAATTGTGACAAAGGCCGCATCGGCTGCACCGGATAAATCCTTACACCCTGCGCCAGTTCCTGCCAATCTACACCCTTTATCCGCACCGCAACCAGCCGGGCATCAGGTGGAATAAGCACATTGCCCGAAATTACCGGTAAAAGCGGTTCACCCGGTTCTGTAGTCGCAACTACCGTAAAACCTGGTCCGGGCGGCATCAGTTGCACAACCGTGAAATCGCCTTCGTTGTGCAACCGAACCTGCTCTGGGGAAATTGTCAATGGGACCGAAACGGTTCCGGCAAAAAGCAGATTAATGCCAACCGTTAACAACAGCAAACGGTTCATAAATCCTCCTTTTAATTGGGTTTGACCGAGCCGCCAGCACAACAAAAGAATTATCACTCAACAATAGTCAAAGTCAAATAAAAACCGCTAACCGGCGCGCGCTGCCCAAACCTCTTCCCAGACCCGAACAAAGTTCAAACCAAGAATCTTTTTAATGTCCGTCTCCGTGTAGCCCATCTTTACCAAACCTTGGGTGATTTCAGGTAGCCGGGTCACATCCTCAAGCCCTTTCAAACTACCGGAAAATCCGTCAAAGTCGGAACCAAACCCGACAACACCGGGCCCAAAACGCTGTACAACATAGTCAATAGAACGCAACACATCGTCCACCGATGCCCGCTTGGGATTTGGGTTTAGAAATGAAGGCAGGAAAACCTGTCCCATCACCCCACCATTCTGGGTTAAAAGGGCAAGTTGCCGGTTCTTTAAATTGCGATTGTGTCTTCGCAAACCATAAACCCCGGAGTGAGAGGCGATGACCGGTGCGGTGCTCAACTCTACCGCCTGGTAAAATGTCTTTTCTGCCGAATGGGAAACATCAACTATCATCCCTAACCGGTTCATCAACCTTACCGCCCTTTTACCAAGCGCCGACAGACCCTGATGGGGTTTAT contains:
- a CDS encoding polysaccharide deacetylase family protein, with product MALLIALFLTVTIDGDGQQPQFEPSFNDTLGVEKSLAGHYVVLSIDDGHRSVYQKVYPLLKRYRMTATLAVIVNTLTGQGVNYYPGGTPYYLTRGEIKEMIDSCGIEVASHTLSHPWLTRLDSSRAWQEIYRSRIILESLFGVPVITFVYPYGDMDERVRRFVKRAGYRAARAVRSGDVNFWLDPYRLPEFELRKEISLAAAKNYVKSHRVSIILLHRIVDQPQFFTEWRAKDFADFLDWLYQEGAKTVTIADLYYDWRREVVAKLISEIKPANDLLFSDSLFKNVDIDATRTFQPR
- a CDS encoding NAD+ synthase, which encodes MKIALAQLNPTVGDLKGNLDLLRRVLERVAPENPDLVVFPEMFLTGYPPRDMLNRTWFVSATQQALAGVREISHRCRAGIIIGAITPSPQTFSRGLHNTALLFAHGKELFRQAKSLLPFYDVFDEARYFDPAPEIRLVRFQEMTLGISICEDAWNPADLSAENRKRLWGRKIYHLDPIAVQAQAGADLFINIAASPFWRGKQALRAELARAHISKHRRPFVFVNMVGANDELVFDGGSFVFDQNLKPLTVLPWFEEKVVVVDLKNTPGSEVSYQPPAEVESIYQALTLGVRDYVHKCGFKKVVLGLSGGIDSAVVCCIAVAALGKDNVFGVTMPGPFSTPGSITDSEQLARNLDIQFATIPITPIYQAYLDTLQPNFTGCQPDVTEENIQARIRGNILMALSNKFGYLVLTTGNKSELAVGYCTLYGDMSGGIAVLGDVPKTTVYELARFINRKKELIPKAIIEKPPSAELRPNQKDQDTLPPYEILDGIIARYIDEELSPEEIVQQGFNPETVKWVVEQIERNEYKRRQAPPVIKVTTRAFGTGRRYPIAARFRY
- a CDS encoding glycosyltransferase family 39 protein, translated to MADSFADRLRTRKGVALISLAVAVVAVVVYLPTLSYEFVWDDNSLIVNNTVLAHSGIKDIFSRDFWAGTRAEQEPAAVLPYYRPVTSLSFWLDQKIAGIKPWYFHLVNVILGAGSAVLVVLVVWELLHSAVWAGIAGLLFATHPNHTEAIAYVSGRSDLLVTLFLGFAGFALLRSLRKRNWRWWLVIPLGYGLALLSKESAFLFPLLVVWTPFLIQGRMPRGFWLVLLTLFLIGAGYLGLRHQIFNQALPLPTDGAGVNFFNIANTFGLYIRMFFLPFEHRVKIPLDPGFLKLTPLLIYAMLFALVTPLAAIRRRFRVALWGYFWAIIFLLPVCNVYPIGVQATERLLFLPSFGLVVLVISLGARLLVAQHAVRRVVGFGLVALAGLFVLNCLYRLPVWRNEKALFFAMIKEAPQAPVGYFGLARAFQGQIPDSAISLYKRAILIDQGFVPAHINIANLYSEKGDHRRAIHHLRLANELEPDSPRILTDLGFVFLYSGQLDSALAAFQRAQVLDSTLPQAILGAGLVFGLTGENAAAEHELSRLKQNFPNWEDSCRQIVYRRAKVTSSAGELMRLVNILYLIGDSAGAEVLYRQTPLEEKKQ
- a CDS encoding C25 family cysteine peptidase, translating into MNRLLLLTVGINLLFAGTVSVPLTISPEQVRLHNEGDFTVVQLMPPGPGFTVVATTEPGEPLLPVISGNVLIPPDARLVAVRIKGVDWQELAQGVRIYPVQPMRPLSQFSSLPFVEPKAAVYSSAEAYPAELVTGVPAGSKAGFRIGGFLFCPFRYHPVSGRLLLATRAEIEIEYENNVFSQAVLSPGQVELAGEAVSALVVNAQDVSRWAPLSAELDNPELDVVIVTSSTLAPALINFRNYLRRKGYFTEIVPTETIYARYPGRDNPEKIRNMLKDKFAHQGLKYVILAGDVQHVPCRHGYLPYSPYNVPADLYFSDLDGSWDANNNGQFGEYSYTNFNPDSVDLYSDIIVGRLPLDDASNCANFLYKDSLYERHPDTTYLHNVLLPFEYLWTNIDYYGRIVNKNIALALSDIGNWLVDSVYSMSPSQCVASINNGRHLFHFAGHGSVSAFGATFSTSNLGSLTNSAKPMIVNSMACDCGNFDQYDCLAEQFVNITNGGAVSTCLNARYGWGAPPNMGPSENLCMEFYNNYIKGWNQGQAYALAKDFYRNAAFSQMTYRWSVYEWTLQGDPTMLMWRQVPKPLTVSCPDTIAANPQIVVVRVFYPDSVPTPGARVAILHQNELIGRGVTNSQGRARVVLPALEDTWTLTVSVTAQDGKPFEKTVFTRSGRPRPLVVYDHCWVDDANGRLDPGDEAELYVVVSNRGNLTSFNTTGTLHSSSPYLTLLVATSSYDSVAVGDTVRGSAYRVRVDRDCPDGERLEMNLTVQGDSGTWRTQFEITVGMPYARAGLWAVHDTGDFVMGVCANGGIGTTTWRGQGLGFIYPKSRAWSSSAMMHGSFLIGVAAPDTYWVADNYYAQPWQVTSQDFAVVESLRPVLPPEFGDQEYRCVFSDARHSAPKRVTITQRSFVSADPNKKDFIILEYRIHNNDTLPISDLWAGVACDFRTAPWNSIDSLDYAGTDSIRNLAYVRALPETLALGVRPIYPQGANGWANCIFHDIYVNDGFTKSEKMQFLDGRLRSTSGTSKGNWHALSSTGPFTIPPGDSQIVAFAICGGRTVTQMGANSDTAFNWYEPQVGVKEGLSGLPSRRIVELNPRLFSQNVTIRYSLTQVEPLNVTVYDALGRCVERFAIPAGGLNGSFVWQPKASQKGVLFIDINGTVAKAVRVE
- a CDS encoding dipeptidase, yielding MTPERLHFSSLVVDMHCDTILAHISGERDITRRSRIGHLDLPRLVSGGVKVQVFALFPDPNRLKPGEFDRFVMNGCQVIKKICAQNRNRVGLALSPDGLKRIVRSGRIAIVIGVEGGHAVEGDISRLKRWFKAGVRVLTLTWCNSNELADASWDKNKPHQGLSALGKRAVRLMNRLGMIVDVSHSAEKTFYQAVELSTAPVIASHSGVYGLRRHNRNLKNRQLALLTQNGGVMGQVFLPSFLNPNPKRASVDDVLRSIDYVVQRFGPGVVGFGSDFDGFSGSLKGLEDVTRLPEITQGLVKMGYTETDIKKILGLNFVRVWEEVWAARAG